In Ostrea edulis chromosome 10, xbOstEdul1.1, whole genome shotgun sequence, one genomic interval encodes:
- the LOC125665935 gene encoding uncharacterized protein LOC125665935 isoform X2, giving the protein MFILLLPICILTTRVALAQDTTPLDECFHKSNSLQIESGTFHNLIKNGTNVIFMDLVFSQGSNTDNAEFLERQTVQRWVWIEKKYQYVLGYPEDVDVYSFGLLKAKQESLSVKISIGSFSEVCKSKFDIYLSQYLLHMIGENTTHSFKVSDGYICHSNVIADEIRYFVSDKSGVQIGYDFMCIADDEEEFTTVGKSYITYIVIFLIFLVYAFYPLIIELSFYVRDTENRFEMYYMSDSPYSLVRFCRCLIFTGNNKYYAAMRIILLITSVTSFVYLLKSQVYELCNCSLKSSNKEQDFQHAENYYTTFGIIWGIFNFLLLNVASLLNSDGILDDFVIVDFTLFCSCNYDFIIRLIPVAVFLKDQRPSDCNQKPQKPLTSLKIQKLSLILTYKFWSKVLFINSTTSNLRFSHIQSIIVFPLNVLLILCNTFCPLVFMLYAFYIKCISLVGICIFPNTSGQSASVIGSIFTHGGALAYIITSYKCSLNIFFYGISYLIQFFVYTVLLAVPHFSVETFIYVIFISSFMLYICRYYYQFTKLYRNLLDEILDLTEDKRIPIKCFEEIVDKHFPLRVEVFFLLIKIISSASFFAIIFDTMKNVGYVKIGAQPDLNTFITLLFLFGPPRFVEALLVTDFTSRVHMKHLEIKKIVEGMQDKINDNSVTTVNILSETEIYQLRKGACFNFIYRKCQTKFEHPDIIYHDNSTKKEACENCWRNRCLKNWCVKNCPNCCLCFNCVVRFFCTLYCGCICPDHSNKCQYCLILKVKKQKNHSIDVITNRIEDHRCYIPLLDEPENQNSPKTREDTNPKTLEDTNSINQEDTNPKTGEDTNRTTVKETRV; this is encoded by the exons AT GTTTATCTTACTGTTACCAATATGCATTCTTACCACGAGAGTTGCACTTGCGCAGGACACAACACCCCTGGACGAATGTTTCCACAAATCAAATTCACTTCAGATAGAGAGTGGAACATTTcataatttgattaaaaatgGAACGAATGTGATATTCATGGACTTAGTATTTTCTCAGGGATCCAATACAGACAATGCTGAATTCCTTGAGAGACAAACAGTACAGCGTTGGGTATGGATAGAGAAGAAGTACCAATATGTCCTGGGGTACCCAGAGGATGTAGATGTGTACAGCTTTGGCCTTTTGAAAGCTAAACAAGAGTCGCTCAGTGTCAAAATATCCATCGGCAGCTTTTCAGAAGTTTGTAAATCAAAGTTTGATATTTACCTTTCACAATACCTGCTACACATGATAGGTGAAAACACGACCCATAGTTTTAAAGTATCAGATGGATACATTTGTCATTCAAACGTCATCGCCGATGAAATACGATATTTCGTAAGTGATAAATCGGGCGTTCAGATTGGATATGATTTTATGTGCATCGCGGATGATGAAGAGGAATTCACTACGGTTGGAAAATCCTATATAACTTATATTGTCATTTTTCTAATCTTTTTGGTGTATGCTTTCTACCCGCTTATTATAGAGTTATCGTTTTATGTACGAGACACGGAAAACAGATTTGAAATGTACTATATGTCTGACTCGCCTTACAGTCTTGTCAGATTTTGTAGGTGTTTGATCTTTACCGGAAACAACAAGTACTACGCAGCAATGCGCATTATACTTTTAATTACCAGCGTTACGTCATTTGTTTATTTACTTAAATCACAAGTATATGAGCTATGCAACTGCTCTTTGAAATCCTCAAACAAAGAACAGGATTTTCAACATGCTGAAAACTACTACACCACCTTCGGAATTATCTGGGGTATTTTCAATTTCCTTCTTCTCAATGTTGCATCGTTGTTAAACTCTGATGGCATTCTAGACGATTTCGTAATTGTTGACTTTACTCTCTTTTgttcatgtaattatgatttcaTCATTAGATTAATACCAGTGGCTGTTTTCCTAAAGGATCAACGTCCAAGTGACTGTAATCAAAAACCACAAAAACCATTGACTTCGTTAAAAATCCAAAAGTTATCCTTAATTTTAACTTACAAGTTTTGGTCCAAAGTACTCTTTATTAACAGTACTACTTCCAATCTTCGCTTTTCTCACATCCAATCCATTATTGTATTTCCTTTAAACGTTTTACTGATTTTATGTAATACGTTCTGTCCTTTGGTTTTTATGCTTTATGCGTTTTATATAAAATGCATTTCGTTGGTGGGTATATGCATATTTCCAAACACTAGCGGTCAAAGTGCCAGTGTTATTGGCAGTATTTTCACCCATGGAGGGGCTCTGGCCTACATAATCACTTCTTATAAATGTTcattgaatattttcttttacgGTATAAGTTATCTCATTCAGTTTTTTGTATACACTGTGCTTTTAGCTGTACCCCATTTTTCTgtagaaacatttatatatgttatatttattagTTCTTTTATGTTATACATTTGTCGCTATTATTATCAATTTACAAAACTGTATAGAAATCTTCTAGACGAGATCCTTGATCTTACGGAGGATAAACGCATTCCTATAAAATGTTTCGAGGAgattgttgataaacatttcCCCCTTAGAGTAGAAGTATTCTTTCTGTTAATAAAGATAATATCATCTGCTTCATTTTTTGCTATAATATTTGATACGATGAAAAATGTTGGATATGTAAAAATCGGTGCCCAACCAGATCTGAATACTTTTATAACACTTCTCTTCCTTTTTGGACCTCCACGCTTTGTTGAAGCTCTGCTTGTAACTGACTTTACAAGCAGAGTCCATATGAAGCAtttagaaataaagaaaattgtcGAAGGAATGCAAGATAAAATAAATGACAACTCTGTTACGACAGTTAATATTTTATCCGAAACAGAAATTTACCAGTTAAGGAAAGGtgcatgttttaattttatatatagaaaatgccaaacaaaatttgaacacCCTGACATAATTTATCATGACAACAGTACAAAAAAAGAAGCATGTGAAAATTGCTGGCGAAATCGGTGTCTTAAGAATTGGTGTGTCAAAAATTGTCCAAATTGTTGTCTATGTTTTAACTGTGTGGTTCGTTTCTTCTGTACACTTTATTGTGGGTGTATATGCCCTGATCATTCGAATAAATGTCAGTATTGTCTGatattaaaagtaaaaaaacaGAAAAACCATTCAATCGACGTCATAACAAATCGTATTGAAGATCATCGTTGCTACATCCCACTATTAGATGAGCCTGAGAATCAAAATAGTCCTAAAACTAGAGAGGACACCAATCCTAAAACTTTGGAGGACACTAATTCCATCAATCAGGAGGACACCAATCCTAAAACTGGAGAGGACACCAATCGCACTACAGTAAAGGAAACTAGAGTATAA
- the LOC125665935 gene encoding uncharacterized protein LOC125665935 isoform X1, translated as MTIGNIIIKIPLKGIIDTVVSVQSTKIPKSEELKIVMDATEVTLYNQIDMNSQFILLLPICILTTRVALAQDTTPLDECFHKSNSLQIESGTFHNLIKNGTNVIFMDLVFSQGSNTDNAEFLERQTVQRWVWIEKKYQYVLGYPEDVDVYSFGLLKAKQESLSVKISIGSFSEVCKSKFDIYLSQYLLHMIGENTTHSFKVSDGYICHSNVIADEIRYFVSDKSGVQIGYDFMCIADDEEEFTTVGKSYITYIVIFLIFLVYAFYPLIIELSFYVRDTENRFEMYYMSDSPYSLVRFCRCLIFTGNNKYYAAMRIILLITSVTSFVYLLKSQVYELCNCSLKSSNKEQDFQHAENYYTTFGIIWGIFNFLLLNVASLLNSDGILDDFVIVDFTLFCSCNYDFIIRLIPVAVFLKDQRPSDCNQKPQKPLTSLKIQKLSLILTYKFWSKVLFINSTTSNLRFSHIQSIIVFPLNVLLILCNTFCPLVFMLYAFYIKCISLVGICIFPNTSGQSASVIGSIFTHGGALAYIITSYKCSLNIFFYGISYLIQFFVYTVLLAVPHFSVETFIYVIFISSFMLYICRYYYQFTKLYRNLLDEILDLTEDKRIPIKCFEEIVDKHFPLRVEVFFLLIKIISSASFFAIIFDTMKNVGYVKIGAQPDLNTFITLLFLFGPPRFVEALLVTDFTSRVHMKHLEIKKIVEGMQDKINDNSVTTVNILSETEIYQLRKGACFNFIYRKCQTKFEHPDIIYHDNSTKKEACENCWRNRCLKNWCVKNCPNCCLCFNCVVRFFCTLYCGCICPDHSNKCQYCLILKVKKQKNHSIDVITNRIEDHRCYIPLLDEPENQNSPKTREDTNPKTLEDTNSINQEDTNPKTGEDTNRTTVKETRV; from the exons ATGACAATTGGGAACATCATAATTAAAATACCCTTGAAAG GAATCATAGACACGGTTGTGAGTGTCCAATCAACTAAAATACCAAAGTCAGAAGAATTGAAGATTGTAATGGATGCAACAGAAGTGACATTATATaaccaaattgatatgaatagccA GTTTATCTTACTGTTACCAATATGCATTCTTACCACGAGAGTTGCACTTGCGCAGGACACAACACCCCTGGACGAATGTTTCCACAAATCAAATTCACTTCAGATAGAGAGTGGAACATTTcataatttgattaaaaatgGAACGAATGTGATATTCATGGACTTAGTATTTTCTCAGGGATCCAATACAGACAATGCTGAATTCCTTGAGAGACAAACAGTACAGCGTTGGGTATGGATAGAGAAGAAGTACCAATATGTCCTGGGGTACCCAGAGGATGTAGATGTGTACAGCTTTGGCCTTTTGAAAGCTAAACAAGAGTCGCTCAGTGTCAAAATATCCATCGGCAGCTTTTCAGAAGTTTGTAAATCAAAGTTTGATATTTACCTTTCACAATACCTGCTACACATGATAGGTGAAAACACGACCCATAGTTTTAAAGTATCAGATGGATACATTTGTCATTCAAACGTCATCGCCGATGAAATACGATATTTCGTAAGTGATAAATCGGGCGTTCAGATTGGATATGATTTTATGTGCATCGCGGATGATGAAGAGGAATTCACTACGGTTGGAAAATCCTATATAACTTATATTGTCATTTTTCTAATCTTTTTGGTGTATGCTTTCTACCCGCTTATTATAGAGTTATCGTTTTATGTACGAGACACGGAAAACAGATTTGAAATGTACTATATGTCTGACTCGCCTTACAGTCTTGTCAGATTTTGTAGGTGTTTGATCTTTACCGGAAACAACAAGTACTACGCAGCAATGCGCATTATACTTTTAATTACCAGCGTTACGTCATTTGTTTATTTACTTAAATCACAAGTATATGAGCTATGCAACTGCTCTTTGAAATCCTCAAACAAAGAACAGGATTTTCAACATGCTGAAAACTACTACACCACCTTCGGAATTATCTGGGGTATTTTCAATTTCCTTCTTCTCAATGTTGCATCGTTGTTAAACTCTGATGGCATTCTAGACGATTTCGTAATTGTTGACTTTACTCTCTTTTgttcatgtaattatgatttcaTCATTAGATTAATACCAGTGGCTGTTTTCCTAAAGGATCAACGTCCAAGTGACTGTAATCAAAAACCACAAAAACCATTGACTTCGTTAAAAATCCAAAAGTTATCCTTAATTTTAACTTACAAGTTTTGGTCCAAAGTACTCTTTATTAACAGTACTACTTCCAATCTTCGCTTTTCTCACATCCAATCCATTATTGTATTTCCTTTAAACGTTTTACTGATTTTATGTAATACGTTCTGTCCTTTGGTTTTTATGCTTTATGCGTTTTATATAAAATGCATTTCGTTGGTGGGTATATGCATATTTCCAAACACTAGCGGTCAAAGTGCCAGTGTTATTGGCAGTATTTTCACCCATGGAGGGGCTCTGGCCTACATAATCACTTCTTATAAATGTTcattgaatattttcttttacgGTATAAGTTATCTCATTCAGTTTTTTGTATACACTGTGCTTTTAGCTGTACCCCATTTTTCTgtagaaacatttatatatgttatatttattagTTCTTTTATGTTATACATTTGTCGCTATTATTATCAATTTACAAAACTGTATAGAAATCTTCTAGACGAGATCCTTGATCTTACGGAGGATAAACGCATTCCTATAAAATGTTTCGAGGAgattgttgataaacatttcCCCCTTAGAGTAGAAGTATTCTTTCTGTTAATAAAGATAATATCATCTGCTTCATTTTTTGCTATAATATTTGATACGATGAAAAATGTTGGATATGTAAAAATCGGTGCCCAACCAGATCTGAATACTTTTATAACACTTCTCTTCCTTTTTGGACCTCCACGCTTTGTTGAAGCTCTGCTTGTAACTGACTTTACAAGCAGAGTCCATATGAAGCAtttagaaataaagaaaattgtcGAAGGAATGCAAGATAAAATAAATGACAACTCTGTTACGACAGTTAATATTTTATCCGAAACAGAAATTTACCAGTTAAGGAAAGGtgcatgttttaattttatatatagaaaatgccaaacaaaatttgaacacCCTGACATAATTTATCATGACAACAGTACAAAAAAAGAAGCATGTGAAAATTGCTGGCGAAATCGGTGTCTTAAGAATTGGTGTGTCAAAAATTGTCCAAATTGTTGTCTATGTTTTAACTGTGTGGTTCGTTTCTTCTGTACACTTTATTGTGGGTGTATATGCCCTGATCATTCGAATAAATGTCAGTATTGTCTGatattaaaagtaaaaaaacaGAAAAACCATTCAATCGACGTCATAACAAATCGTATTGAAGATCATCGTTGCTACATCCCACTATTAGATGAGCCTGAGAATCAAAATAGTCCTAAAACTAGAGAGGACACCAATCCTAAAACTTTGGAGGACACTAATTCCATCAATCAGGAGGACACCAATCCTAAAACTGGAGAGGACACCAATCGCACTACAGTAAAGGAAACTAGAGTATAA
- the LOC125665935 gene encoding uncharacterized protein LOC125665935 isoform X3: MDLVFSQGSNTDNAEFLERQTVQRWVWIEKKYQYVLGYPEDVDVYSFGLLKAKQESLSVKISIGSFSEVCKSKFDIYLSQYLLHMIGENTTHSFKVSDGYICHSNVIADEIRYFVSDKSGVQIGYDFMCIADDEEEFTTVGKSYITYIVIFLIFLVYAFYPLIIELSFYVRDTENRFEMYYMSDSPYSLVRFCRCLIFTGNNKYYAAMRIILLITSVTSFVYLLKSQVYELCNCSLKSSNKEQDFQHAENYYTTFGIIWGIFNFLLLNVASLLNSDGILDDFVIVDFTLFCSCNYDFIIRLIPVAVFLKDQRPSDCNQKPQKPLTSLKIQKLSLILTYKFWSKVLFINSTTSNLRFSHIQSIIVFPLNVLLILCNTFCPLVFMLYAFYIKCISLVGICIFPNTSGQSASVIGSIFTHGGALAYIITSYKCSLNIFFYGISYLIQFFVYTVLLAVPHFSVETFIYVIFISSFMLYICRYYYQFTKLYRNLLDEILDLTEDKRIPIKCFEEIVDKHFPLRVEVFFLLIKIISSASFFAIIFDTMKNVGYVKIGAQPDLNTFITLLFLFGPPRFVEALLVTDFTSRVHMKHLEIKKIVEGMQDKINDNSVTTVNILSETEIYQLRKGACFNFIYRKCQTKFEHPDIIYHDNSTKKEACENCWRNRCLKNWCVKNCPNCCLCFNCVVRFFCTLYCGCICPDHSNKCQYCLILKVKKQKNHSIDVITNRIEDHRCYIPLLDEPENQNSPKTREDTNPKTLEDTNSINQEDTNPKTGEDTNRTTVKETRV, encoded by the coding sequence ATGGACTTAGTATTTTCTCAGGGATCCAATACAGACAATGCTGAATTCCTTGAGAGACAAACAGTACAGCGTTGGGTATGGATAGAGAAGAAGTACCAATATGTCCTGGGGTACCCAGAGGATGTAGATGTGTACAGCTTTGGCCTTTTGAAAGCTAAACAAGAGTCGCTCAGTGTCAAAATATCCATCGGCAGCTTTTCAGAAGTTTGTAAATCAAAGTTTGATATTTACCTTTCACAATACCTGCTACACATGATAGGTGAAAACACGACCCATAGTTTTAAAGTATCAGATGGATACATTTGTCATTCAAACGTCATCGCCGATGAAATACGATATTTCGTAAGTGATAAATCGGGCGTTCAGATTGGATATGATTTTATGTGCATCGCGGATGATGAAGAGGAATTCACTACGGTTGGAAAATCCTATATAACTTATATTGTCATTTTTCTAATCTTTTTGGTGTATGCTTTCTACCCGCTTATTATAGAGTTATCGTTTTATGTACGAGACACGGAAAACAGATTTGAAATGTACTATATGTCTGACTCGCCTTACAGTCTTGTCAGATTTTGTAGGTGTTTGATCTTTACCGGAAACAACAAGTACTACGCAGCAATGCGCATTATACTTTTAATTACCAGCGTTACGTCATTTGTTTATTTACTTAAATCACAAGTATATGAGCTATGCAACTGCTCTTTGAAATCCTCAAACAAAGAACAGGATTTTCAACATGCTGAAAACTACTACACCACCTTCGGAATTATCTGGGGTATTTTCAATTTCCTTCTTCTCAATGTTGCATCGTTGTTAAACTCTGATGGCATTCTAGACGATTTCGTAATTGTTGACTTTACTCTCTTTTgttcatgtaattatgatttcaTCATTAGATTAATACCAGTGGCTGTTTTCCTAAAGGATCAACGTCCAAGTGACTGTAATCAAAAACCACAAAAACCATTGACTTCGTTAAAAATCCAAAAGTTATCCTTAATTTTAACTTACAAGTTTTGGTCCAAAGTACTCTTTATTAACAGTACTACTTCCAATCTTCGCTTTTCTCACATCCAATCCATTATTGTATTTCCTTTAAACGTTTTACTGATTTTATGTAATACGTTCTGTCCTTTGGTTTTTATGCTTTATGCGTTTTATATAAAATGCATTTCGTTGGTGGGTATATGCATATTTCCAAACACTAGCGGTCAAAGTGCCAGTGTTATTGGCAGTATTTTCACCCATGGAGGGGCTCTGGCCTACATAATCACTTCTTATAAATGTTcattgaatattttcttttacgGTATAAGTTATCTCATTCAGTTTTTTGTATACACTGTGCTTTTAGCTGTACCCCATTTTTCTgtagaaacatttatatatgttatatttattagTTCTTTTATGTTATACATTTGTCGCTATTATTATCAATTTACAAAACTGTATAGAAATCTTCTAGACGAGATCCTTGATCTTACGGAGGATAAACGCATTCCTATAAAATGTTTCGAGGAgattgttgataaacatttcCCCCTTAGAGTAGAAGTATTCTTTCTGTTAATAAAGATAATATCATCTGCTTCATTTTTTGCTATAATATTTGATACGATGAAAAATGTTGGATATGTAAAAATCGGTGCCCAACCAGATCTGAATACTTTTATAACACTTCTCTTCCTTTTTGGACCTCCACGCTTTGTTGAAGCTCTGCTTGTAACTGACTTTACAAGCAGAGTCCATATGAAGCAtttagaaataaagaaaattgtcGAAGGAATGCAAGATAAAATAAATGACAACTCTGTTACGACAGTTAATATTTTATCCGAAACAGAAATTTACCAGTTAAGGAAAGGtgcatgttttaattttatatatagaaaatgccaaacaaaatttgaacacCCTGACATAATTTATCATGACAACAGTACAAAAAAAGAAGCATGTGAAAATTGCTGGCGAAATCGGTGTCTTAAGAATTGGTGTGTCAAAAATTGTCCAAATTGTTGTCTATGTTTTAACTGTGTGGTTCGTTTCTTCTGTACACTTTATTGTGGGTGTATATGCCCTGATCATTCGAATAAATGTCAGTATTGTCTGatattaaaagtaaaaaaacaGAAAAACCATTCAATCGACGTCATAACAAATCGTATTGAAGATCATCGTTGCTACATCCCACTATTAGATGAGCCTGAGAATCAAAATAGTCCTAAAACTAGAGAGGACACCAATCCTAAAACTTTGGAGGACACTAATTCCATCAATCAGGAGGACACCAATCCTAAAACTGGAGAGGACACCAATCGCACTACAGTAAAGGAAACTAGAGTATAA